One genomic window of Onychomys torridus chromosome 19, mOncTor1.1, whole genome shotgun sequence includes the following:
- the Fam229b gene encoding protein FAM229B, which translates to MPFRFGTQPRRFPVEGGDSSIGLEPGLSASAACNGKETSPNRQLRRCPGSHCLTITDVPITVYATMRKPSAPSSKEMHPK; encoded by the exons ATGCCTTTTCGGTTTGGGACCCAGCCAAGGAGGTTTCCAGTGGAAGGAGGAGATTCTTCAATTGGGCTAGAACCAGGCCTGAGTGCCAGTGCTGCCTGTAATGGGAAAGAGACATCACCCAATAG GCAACTCCGAAGATGCCCTGGAAGTCATTGCCTGACAATAACTGATGTTCCCATCACCGTCTATGCAACAATGAGGAAGCCATCTGCACCGAGCAGCAAGGAAATGCATCCCAAATAG